A window from Candidatus Hydrogenedentota bacterium encodes these proteins:
- a CDS encoding choice-of-anchor J domain-containing protein, producing MLESFESSTFPPPGWTKKNLQGGSGWYQLPIGVMPLPGWGNGTSSVPATAEAGSHNAYCSWTTGGGSSEGYHNDQWLISPRLSGLTPSSTLSYWLRFCFTNFPDTVYVRISTTGPDPANFTIIAQTNVWARSSGGSQFPPWFKRTIKLGDFGIPPGTPIWIAFQEYAWDNVHDGAAIQLDVISSDLTAPPQPATSPTSLTFDAYIDGTNASDKTFSIQNIGCSGLSFSNRLTFGSGPTNWLTLSGPSIGTVARMDSQVYTAAVAHTGLDLGSYCATNVITIPGATNSPLRIPITLNVIRRPQTVAFPNPGSQLTTNIVHLAGTASSGLPLFYSLYSGPGKLSEGSNLTFTAAGVVKVMAWQLGDPLWDCAPPVTISINVTKAGQAIDFPAIGNLCVTSTVPLAATASSGLPVTFEVASGPAVISEGTNLAFTGPGVVSILASQAGNAMYEAAPPASNAFRVSDLYSLTVVSPYGTACPAAGEHTFWEGTVLTNTVSTPDTYGATQYVCAGWVMSSHAPTLGAGTQVVMTVTNSSVLTWQWSTNYWLVPAAGPNGSIDAKGGWCMAGTTTQITATADSYYHFANWSGDAAGSANPLNLLMNTPKSVTAHFEENRTTSRPTPEWWLAKHGITNNFEAAVNDDPDHDGAPTGDEYVMNTDPTNGLSVLRLTGIVPSATGWILTWPCATDRVYDVQFTRTLSDHAWLPVPGKTNLMSTTERLSITNPPDADARQFYRLKVRLP from the coding sequence ACTCCCGATAGGCGTTATGCCGCTTCCCGGCTGGGGGAACGGGACGAGTTCCGTCCCGGCGACAGCCGAGGCGGGCTCTCACAACGCCTATTGTTCCTGGACCACAGGCGGCGGTTCCTCGGAAGGTTATCACAACGACCAATGGCTGATCTCCCCCCGACTGAGCGGCCTGACCCCCAGCTCGACGTTATCCTACTGGCTCCGTTTCTGTTTCACCAACTTCCCGGACACGGTGTACGTGCGCATCTCCACCACCGGCCCGGACCCAGCGAACTTTACCATCATCGCTCAAACCAACGTGTGGGCGAGAAGTAGCGGCGGGAGCCAATTCCCGCCCTGGTTCAAGCGCACGATCAAGCTGGGCGACTTTGGCATCCCGCCGGGAACGCCTATCTGGATCGCGTTTCAGGAATACGCATGGGATAACGTACACGACGGCGCGGCCATCCAACTGGATGTCATCTCCTCGGACCTGACCGCACCGCCACAGCCGGCCACAAGCCCGACATCGCTGACGTTCGATGCCTACATCGATGGGACGAATGCTTCCGACAAGACATTCTCGATCCAAAATATCGGCTGCAGCGGGCTGAGCTTTTCAAATCGCCTGACCTTCGGATCAGGGCCCACCAACTGGCTGACCTTGTCGGGGCCGTCAATTGGAACCGTCGCGCGGATGGACAGTCAGGTCTATACCGCCGCCGTGGCGCATACCGGCCTGGACCTGGGTTCGTACTGCGCCACGAACGTCATCACCATCCCGGGTGCAACCAACAGTCCGCTTCGAATCCCCATCACATTAAACGTCATTCGGCGTCCCCAAACCGTTGCTTTCCCAAATCCGGGATCCCAGCTCACGACGAATATCGTGCATCTTGCAGGAACAGCCAGTTCGGGTCTGCCACTTTTCTACTCCTTGTATTCCGGCCCCGGCAAGCTTTCTGAAGGCTCCAATCTGACCTTCACCGCCGCCGGCGTGGTCAAGGTGATGGCCTGGCAACTCGGCGACCCACTCTGGGACTGTGCCCCGCCTGTTACGATCTCAATCAATGTCACCAAGGCGGGCCAGGCCATTGATTTTCCCGCCATCGGCAACCTCTGCGTAACCAGTACGGTGCCGCTCGCGGCAACGGCGTCAAGCGGACTGCCGGTTACGTTCGAGGTGGCTTCGGGGCCGGCGGTCATCTCCGAGGGCACAAACCTCGCTTTCACCGGCCCCGGTGTCGTCAGCATTCTGGCGTCGCAGGCGGGCAACGCGATGTACGAAGCCGCCCCGCCTGCTTCCAATGCATTCCGGGTGAGTGATCTCTACTCGTTAACGGTCGTTTCTCCCTACGGAACCGCTTGTCCTGCGGCAGGCGAGCATACCTTCTGGGAAGGAACGGTCCTGACCAACACGGTCAGCACACCGGATACGTATGGTGCCACGCAGTATGTCTGCGCGGGCTGGGTCATGAGCAGCCATGCGCCAACTTTGGGAGCGGGTACACAGGTCGTCATGACCGTAACCAACAGCTCCGTCCTGACGTGGCAATGGTCGACGAACTACTGGCTGGTGCCCGCCGCCGGACCGAACGGCTCGATCGACGCCAAAGGCGGCTGGTGCATGGCTGGCACAACAACACAGATAACCGCGACCGCGGACTCGTACTATCACTTCGCGAACTGGTCCGGTGATGCTGCGGGAAGCGCAAACCCACTCAACCTGCTGATGAACACGCCAAAATCCGTGACCGCGCATTTTGAGGAAAACCGGACCACCAGCCGGCCAACGCCGGAATGGTGGTTGGCGAAACACGGCATCACCAACAACTTCGAGGCGGCAGTCAATGACGATCCGGACCATGACGGTGCGCCGACCGGCGACGAGTATGTCATGAACACCGATCCGACCAACGGGCTATCCGTCCTGCGCCTGACCGGCATCGTTCCGTCAGCCACTGGATGGATACTGACGTGGCCATGCGCCACGGACCGCGTATATGACGTACAGTTTACCCGCACCCTGTCGGATCATGCCTGGTTGCCTGTGCCGGGCAAGACCAATCTCATGTCGACCACGGAGAGATTGTCCATAACGAATCCCCCGGACGCGGACGCGCGCCAGTTCTACCGCCTGAAGGTGCGCTTGCCGTAA